A window of bacterium contains these coding sequences:
- the trxA gene encoding thioredoxin has translation MEEKIIELTNDNFDNFLKEKEFVIVDFWAPWCMPCRMVSPIIENLSKKYEGKISFGKLNVDQQQDIAVKFGIMSIPTIIIFQNGKEVDRIIGAMPEEMFEERIKGVLK, from the coding sequence ATGGAAGAAAAAATAATTGAATTAACAAATGATAATTTTGATAATTTTTTAAAGGAAAAGGAATTTGTAATTGTTGATTTTTGGGCTCCATGGTGCATGCCCTGTCGTATGGTATCTCCAATAATTGAAAATCTCTCAAAAAAATATGAAGGGAAAATATCTTTTGGTAAATTAAATGTAGACCAACAACAGGATATTGCAGTTAAATTTGGAATTATGTCTATTCCAACAATTATAATTTTTCAAAATGGTAAAGAAGTGGATAGAATTATTGGAGCAATGCCAGAGGAAATGTTTGAAGAAAGAATAAAGGGGGTACTCAAATGA